From the genome of Winogradskyella forsetii, one region includes:
- a CDS encoding pyridoxal phosphate-dependent aminotransferase: MPKISNKGTNMPESPIRKLVPYAEEAHKQGKNIYYLNIGQPDIKTPQVALDAIKNQNLETIAYSRSEGAESYRIKIAEYYKRNSINVTHNDIIVTTGGSEALLFAFGSIMDEGDEIIIPEPFYANYNGFSNASGVNVVPVISKIEDNFALPPIEEFEKLITPKTKAILICNPGNPTGYLYSKAEIKKLAAIVKKHDLFLIADEVYREFVYDGIEHYSILQEPGLEEHAIVIDSVSKRYSMCGARIGYLVSKNKAVIKTALKFAQARLSPPTLAQIASEAALETPQSYFDDVKAEYVKRRNTLIEALEKIEGVKVAKPNGAFYCIAELPVKNTDDFAKWLLESFDYNNDTVMVAPAAGFYSTPGVGLNQIRIAYVLNEESLRISVKILEEALKVYKD, encoded by the coding sequence ATGCCAAAAATTTCAAACAAAGGTACTAACATGCCAGAATCGCCAATAAGAAAATTGGTACCATATGCTGAAGAAGCCCATAAACAAGGCAAAAACATATATTACCTAAATATTGGTCAACCAGATATAAAAACGCCGCAAGTGGCTCTCGATGCAATTAAAAATCAGAATCTTGAAACTATAGCCTATAGCCGATCTGAAGGTGCCGAAAGTTATAGAATAAAAATCGCTGAATATTATAAGCGTAATTCCATTAACGTTACCCACAATGACATCATTGTTACTACAGGAGGAAGTGAAGCACTTTTATTCGCCTTTGGAAGTATCATGGACGAAGGTGATGAAATCATCATTCCTGAGCCATTTTACGCCAATTATAATGGGTTTTCGAATGCCTCAGGTGTAAATGTGGTTCCCGTAATATCCAAGATTGAAGATAATTTTGCACTACCTCCAATTGAAGAATTTGAAAAACTCATTACTCCAAAAACCAAAGCCATTTTAATTTGCAATCCAGGAAATCCAACTGGCTATTTATATTCTAAAGCCGAAATTAAAAAACTAGCAGCCATCGTAAAAAAACACGATTTGTTTTTAATTGCAGACGAAGTTTACAGGGAGTTTGTTTACGATGGTATTGAACATTATTCCATTTTGCAAGAACCTGGATTAGAAGAACATGCCATCGTCATCGATTCGGTCTCTAAACGTTACAGTATGTGTGGCGCACGAATTGGCTATTTGGTTTCTAAAAATAAAGCGGTCATAAAGACAGCTTTAAAATTTGCCCAAGCAAGATTGAGTCCACCAACATTAGCTCAAATCGCAAGTGAAGCGGCTTTAGAAACACCTCAAAGTTATTTTGATGACGTAAAGGCAGAATATGTTAAACGTAGAAATACACTGATCGAAGCCTTAGAAAAAATAGAAGGCGTAAAAGTGGCCAAACCTAATGGTGCTTTTTACTGTATTGCAGAATTACCAGTAAAAAACACTGATGATTTTGCCAAATGGCTATTGGAATCATTTGATTATAATAATGATACCGTTATGGTTGCTCCTGCGGCAGGCTTCTACTCTACACCTGGTGTTGGATTGAACCAAATACGTATTGCTTATGTTTTAAACGAAGAAAGCTTAAGAATTTCGGTAAAAATCTTAGAAGAAGCTTTAAAAGTATATAAAGACTAA
- a CDS encoding DUF1573 domain-containing protein produces the protein MKNLIAVLFVGLMSFGSFAQEKVAKIEFKTDVIDYGTIEKGADGVRTFEFTNTGNAPLVISNVKSTCGCTVPKKPDGPIMPGETGEIEVKYDTKRVNPIRKTITVFSNAETPTVALKIKGLVVDSNKTSVLEKKEKSMIEQ, from the coding sequence ATGAAAAATTTAATAGCAGTTTTATTTGTAGGATTAATGAGTTTTGGTTCTTTTGCTCAAGAGAAAGTAGCGAAAATAGAGTTTAAGACCGACGTAATTGACTATGGTACTATTGAAAAAGGTGCTGATGGCGTTAGAACATTTGAGTTTACCAATACTGGTAACGCGCCTTTAGTTATCTCTAACGTAAAATCGACTTGCGGTTGTACAGTGCCTAAAAAGCCAGACGGTCCAATTATGCCAGGAGAAACAGGTGAGATTGAAGTGAAATACGATACTAAAAGGGTTAATCCGATTAGAAAGACCATAACTGTGTTCTCAAATGCTGAAACACCAACCGTAGCCTTAAAAATAAAAGGTTTAGTGGTCGATTCTAATAAGACCAGTGTTTTAGAAAAGAAAGAAAAAAGTATGATTGAGCAATAA